The proteins below come from a single Zhouia spongiae genomic window:
- a CDS encoding DUF4838 domain-containing protein, giving the protein MKLRSFKAYQLLLLLLLLVSCSKDKLVLIDKGHTDYTIVLDEKASEEEKKAAAVLQDYLQKITSVKVPVKLGTEGVKSIYLKTLDGDNEEIGVRSEDQDLVIYGGSDKALMDAVYVFLEQYLGCDWYTPDVASIPEMENVVLDKNLNYVYRPEIEVRTVHSRLFYENHTFADEHKVTKKSFPFYVPEARVHTFHKFIPEEQFYKEYPEYFAHRNGKRLPTQLCLTNPEVLRIVIDSVASLFEKHPEATVASVSQNDNQQYCECDACKAIDEEEGSHAGTMIRFVNKVAERFPDKTISTLAYQYTRKPSKTRPNKNVLVTLCSIECDRSGSIENKCAAFAEDLKGWGKLTDKIRIWDYTTQFTNFLAPFPNIHTLQPNIKLFRDNNVKWVFEQHSNNPSELFELRSYVTAKLLWNPDLNLDSLMTVFTDGYYQEAGTYIKQYVDTIHKGIQDDKDFFLFLYGDPSQAFSSYLNPEKLKQYTSIFDAAEAAVKHKPQVQERVKAARLGVDYAVLEACRKGISEDYSLTNKSEAEVNQAVVALLDKFKSTCEHWNITMMNEMGFTVNEYCDAYRKAIEVAKQPNIAKGKKVVLNTKPKKYANEDPQTLTDGALGGNNFYANWLGFEGNDLDAVVDLEEMKDISTVSSAFLQVTNHIVFYPSKVSYYVSNDGVEFKKIGSIQNPLSLNKESKINDIQHFKLNFDPVSARYVKIIAENLKEAPYWHHAAGLPSWIFIDEIIIN; this is encoded by the coding sequence ATGAAGTTGAGATCTTTCAAAGCATATCAGTTATTATTACTGCTGTTACTATTGGTATCCTGTAGTAAAGACAAGTTGGTCCTTATTGACAAAGGACATACTGATTATACGATCGTTTTGGATGAAAAAGCTTCAGAAGAAGAGAAAAAGGCGGCAGCGGTTCTTCAGGATTACCTTCAAAAGATTACTTCGGTAAAGGTTCCTGTGAAATTGGGAACAGAAGGAGTGAAATCAATTTATTTGAAAACCCTTGATGGGGATAATGAAGAAATAGGCGTAAGATCAGAAGACCAGGACCTGGTTATTTATGGAGGGTCTGATAAAGCGCTGATGGATGCAGTATATGTGTTTTTAGAGCAGTATTTGGGTTGTGATTGGTATACCCCGGATGTTGCAAGTATTCCGGAGATGGAGAACGTGGTTCTTGATAAGAACCTGAATTATGTATACCGTCCTGAAATAGAAGTTAGAACGGTGCATTCAAGGCTTTTTTATGAAAATCATACGTTTGCGGATGAACATAAAGTGACCAAAAAATCATTTCCTTTTTATGTTCCTGAAGCCAGGGTGCATACGTTTCATAAATTTATTCCGGAAGAACAGTTTTATAAAGAGTACCCTGAGTATTTTGCGCATAGAAATGGTAAAAGATTGCCGACCCAATTGTGTTTGACTAACCCGGAGGTATTGCGGATTGTAATTGATTCGGTAGCATCGCTATTTGAGAAGCATCCGGAAGCTACGGTAGCATCTGTGAGTCAGAATGATAATCAGCAGTACTGTGAATGTGATGCCTGTAAAGCAATTGACGAAGAGGAGGGTAGTCATGCCGGTACCATGATTCGGTTCGTCAATAAAGTAGCGGAACGATTTCCGGACAAAACCATTTCAACATTGGCCTATCAGTACACCCGTAAACCTTCTAAAACAAGGCCGAATAAAAACGTGCTGGTAACCCTGTGTTCTATTGAATGTGATAGAAGTGGCTCCATTGAAAATAAGTGTGCAGCTTTTGCAGAGGATTTAAAGGGGTGGGGCAAGTTAACGGATAAAATTCGGATTTGGGATTATACAACCCAGTTTACTAATTTCTTAGCCCCCTTTCCAAATATCCATACACTACAGCCAAACATTAAATTGTTTAGAGATAATAACGTTAAATGGGTGTTTGAACAACATAGCAATAACCCAAGCGAATTGTTCGAATTACGTTCTTATGTAACGGCTAAATTATTATGGAACCCTGATCTGAATTTAGATAGTTTGATGACAGTGTTTACAGATGGTTACTATCAGGAGGCCGGAACCTATATAAAGCAATATGTCGATACCATACATAAGGGAATACAAGATGATAAGGATTTCTTCTTGTTTCTGTATGGCGATCCTTCACAGGCTTTTTCTTCATATTTGAATCCTGAAAAGCTAAAACAGTATACAAGTATTTTTGATGCTGCTGAAGCAGCTGTAAAACATAAACCTCAGGTGCAAGAGCGAGTGAAAGCAGCCAGATTGGGAGTAGATTATGCCGTTTTAGAAGCATGTCGCAAAGGGATTTCTGAGGATTATTCATTAACTAATAAATCTGAGGCAGAAGTAAATCAGGCGGTAGTTGCTTTACTCGATAAATTTAAGTCCACTTGTGAACATTGGAATATAACGATGATGAATGAGATGGGGTTTACGGTAAATGAATATTGCGATGCTTATAGAAAAGCCATTGAGGTGGCGAAACAGCCTAATATCGCCAAAGGAAAAAAGGTGGTGCTGAATACGAAACCTAAGAAATATGCGAATGAGGATCCGCAGACCCTTACCGATGGAGCATTGGGTGGGAATAACTTTTATGCGAATTGGTTGGGTTTTGAAGGAAATGACCTGGATGCAGTTGTTGATCTGGAAGAAATGAAAGATATCAGTACCGTTTCAAGTGCCTTTTTACAAGTAACCAACCATATAGTCTTCTATCCTTCAAAGGTTAGCTATTATGTGTCGAATGACGGGGTGGAATTTAAAAAGATTGGTTCGATTCAGAATCCGTTGTCTCTCAATAAAGAAAGCAAGATAAATGATATCCAGCACTTTAAGTTGAATTTTGATCCTGTGAGTGCGCGGTACGTGAAAATAATTGCAGAAAATTTAAAGGAAGCGCCTTACTGGCATCATGCAGCAGGTTTGCCGTCCTGGATTTTTATAGATGAAATAATAATTAATTAA
- a CDS encoding glycoside hydrolase family 3 protein, whose amino-acid sequence MKKLSFIVIFLGVFCLNGQNKFPYQDASLPVEERVQDLLKRMSLEEKVRQMDMYRGENFKTDEKFDKKKTVGHINDLGVGAIHDIYPRSAKMINDLQKHVIKNNRWGIPALIMCEMLHGYVDDGATAFPMNIGLGATWDAELMYEVGRVIGTEARIRGVHYGLGPVLGIGREPRWGRVAETFGEDTYQAGEMGLAMIKGIQGDTLASSTSIIAEPKHFAVHSYPQAGGNSSPIIVGERTAREDFLPVFEKAFVEGGALGTMCAYTELDGIPCAANEWLLTDVLRNEWGFKGIVISDLGAIKYVQTTHYVADSPKDAIKQSVAAGVDMQFYDFSNEFWQKTLVELVNEGDLSMDAIDRAAGGVLRLKFLLGLFEDPYTDAKLFDKLYHTEKHQNIALQAAQKSVTLLKNDGNLLPFNDDVKSIAVIGPNADETRLGGYAVRNKEAITVLEGIKEKVGDKVNVFYEEGVPLIIKGQIISSENLWTPDESSNGLKGEYFDNRSLKGEPVLTRVDDELEFDWPWSPGEGVPDDQFSIRWTGFLKPTISFEGWLGLSSDDGVRMWVDDKLIVDNWTKGSTNIVTYPMNFEAGRKYKVRIEMWEGGWGARAHLRWNLKKVDFNPAVAIAEKADVAVVVIGESRELVEENRDVATLDLHGKQLELIQAIQKTGTPVVCVLLNGRPLSVNWIDNNVPSVLEAWFPGEKGGQAIADVLFGDYNPAGRLSITVPKSVGQLPIYYNQKPSAIHRYVEESEDPLYHFGYGLSYTTFNYDNLKLSAETIGKDESVEVSVNVSNTGGYDGEEVVQLYINDVYSSVTTPRKALKGFKRVFIKKGETKEVIFELTPEELAIWNRDMKRVVEPGKFQVMVGGNSMDTIKTSFEVTN is encoded by the coding sequence ATGAAAAAACTAAGCTTTATAGTCATCTTTTTAGGGGTATTTTGTTTAAATGGACAAAACAAATTTCCCTATCAGGATGCCTCTTTACCAGTAGAAGAACGCGTACAAGATTTATTAAAAAGGATGAGCCTTGAAGAAAAGGTGCGTCAGATGGATATGTACCGGGGTGAGAATTTTAAAACGGATGAAAAATTCGATAAAAAGAAGACCGTCGGGCATATAAATGATTTGGGAGTAGGTGCAATACACGATATCTACCCAAGATCAGCTAAAATGATTAATGATCTACAAAAACATGTCATAAAGAATAACCGATGGGGAATACCTGCGCTTATCATGTGTGAAATGTTACATGGATATGTGGATGATGGAGCCACTGCATTTCCTATGAATATTGGTTTAGGTGCAACCTGGGATGCTGAATTGATGTATGAAGTCGGACGGGTAATAGGAACCGAAGCACGAATCAGAGGTGTGCATTACGGCCTGGGACCGGTTTTAGGAATTGGTCGTGAACCGCGTTGGGGGCGTGTAGCCGAAACTTTTGGTGAAGACACCTATCAGGCTGGTGAAATGGGACTCGCTATGATAAAAGGAATCCAGGGTGATACTTTGGCTTCTTCTACTTCTATAATAGCGGAGCCAAAACACTTTGCAGTACACAGTTATCCACAAGCCGGAGGAAATTCATCACCGATAATCGTAGGTGAACGTACAGCCAGAGAAGATTTTTTACCCGTTTTTGAAAAAGCCTTTGTCGAAGGAGGAGCACTTGGAACAATGTGCGCCTATACTGAATTAGATGGAATCCCTTGTGCAGCAAACGAATGGCTGCTTACAGATGTGTTGCGAAATGAATGGGGTTTTAAAGGTATCGTTATTTCAGATCTGGGAGCTATTAAATATGTGCAGACGACGCATTATGTAGCTGACTCTCCAAAAGATGCGATTAAACAATCTGTAGCAGCAGGGGTTGATATGCAGTTCTATGATTTCTCTAATGAGTTTTGGCAAAAAACGCTTGTTGAATTAGTGAATGAAGGAGACTTGAGTATGGATGCCATCGACAGAGCAGCAGGAGGTGTTTTAAGACTTAAGTTTTTGTTAGGATTATTTGAAGATCCATATACAGATGCAAAACTGTTTGATAAGCTGTATCATACGGAAAAACACCAGAATATTGCATTACAGGCAGCTCAAAAATCGGTGACCCTGTTGAAAAATGATGGGAACTTATTACCGTTTAATGATGATGTTAAATCAATAGCAGTTATAGGACCTAATGCCGATGAAACCCGTCTTGGAGGATATGCGGTAAGGAATAAAGAAGCGATTACAGTACTAGAGGGAATCAAAGAAAAAGTAGGAGATAAGGTGAATGTGTTTTATGAGGAGGGTGTTCCTTTGATCATAAAAGGACAGATTATTTCTTCAGAAAACTTGTGGACTCCCGATGAATCCTCGAATGGCCTTAAAGGAGAATATTTTGACAATAGAAGCCTCAAAGGTGAACCTGTTTTAACCAGAGTTGATGATGAACTTGAATTCGATTGGCCATGGTCTCCCGGAGAAGGAGTGCCTGATGATCAATTTTCGATTCGATGGACTGGCTTCTTAAAGCCAACCATCTCTTTTGAAGGTTGGCTGGGCTTAAGTTCAGATGATGGTGTGAGAATGTGGGTCGACGATAAACTTATCGTCGACAATTGGACCAAAGGATCTACGAATATAGTAACCTATCCCATGAATTTTGAAGCAGGTCGAAAGTACAAAGTGCGTATCGAAATGTGGGAAGGAGGCTGGGGAGCCCGTGCACATTTGAGATGGAACCTGAAAAAAGTTGATTTCAATCCCGCAGTTGCTATTGCTGAAAAGGCCGACGTAGCGGTGGTGGTAATAGGAGAATCAAGAGAGCTTGTGGAAGAAAACCGGGATGTGGCAACTTTAGATCTGCATGGTAAACAATTAGAATTGATACAGGCCATACAAAAGACCGGAACACCTGTGGTTTGCGTGCTGCTTAATGGCCGTCCGTTGTCTGTTAACTGGATCGATAATAATGTGCCATCTGTGCTGGAAGCCTGGTTTCCGGGTGAAAAAGGGGGGCAAGCTATAGCAGATGTACTCTTTGGAGATTATAATCCTGCAGGAAGGTTGTCCATTACCGTACCGAAATCTGTAGGACAGTTGCCGATATACTACAATCAAAAGCCATCGGCTATTCACAGGTATGTGGAAGAAAGCGAAGATCCTCTATATCATTTTGGATATGGCTTAAGTTATACCACATTTAACTACGACAACCTTAAATTAAGTGCTGAGACCATTGGCAAGGATGAGAGTGTGGAGGTTTCCGTAAATGTTTCGAATACCGGCGGCTATGACGGGGAAGAGGTTGTTCAGTTGTATATAAATGATGTATATTCTTCCGTAACAACCCCACGTAAAGCTTTAAAGGGCTTTAAACGTGTGTTTATCAAAAAAGGAGAAACGAAGGAAGTGATATTTGAACTTACTCCCGAAGAACTGGCAATCTGGAATAGAGATATGAAAAGAGTGGTTGAACCCGGTAAGTTTCAGGTAATGGTTGGAGGAAATTCAATGGATACTATAAAGACATCATTCGAGGTGACTAACTAA
- a CDS encoding GH92 family glycosyl hydrolase, with protein sequence MNLKKITLGLFFLGSMLTAQKQAVEYVNPFIGTSNYGATNPGAIAPRGMASVSPFNVAGPQNLPHEKDSRWLSNPYVHQNTFLTGFTHVNLSGVGCPDLGVVITMPTTGAVETNHLNYGTTYTDEKATAGYYSVNLSKYNVKAEATASTRVGVTRYTFPAGKSNILLNLGLGLTNEQGGMVKMVAPDEIEGFRNVGSFCYNSPEQAYPVYFVAKFSKPAEEFAIWNKPYTYEGVEAQWMGYNGKTRIMKGYTREVVGDSIGAYVTYNFDKQTQVEVKIGVSYVSIENARQNLEKEVGDMSFDQVYDKTKNEWNKALSAIEVEGGTEDEKTVFYTALYHTQIHPNTLNDYNGEYPEIGTGKIGKTSGTRFTVFSLWDTYRNYHQLMSLLYPDQQLNMVNSMLQMYDENGWLPKWELNSTETFTMVGDPASVVISDTYLRGIKGFDVDKAYEAMLKGANQIENNPLRPGLEEYIKNGYVSVDSKIGGPVSTTQEYNISDYAIAQFAKALGKKEDYKTYYKRSLSYRKLFDKEFELLRPKYSNGEWYKPFDPNKGANFEKNVGYIEGNAWQYAFMNPHDIKGNIKLVGSDKKFVTQLDNIFEKGQFDMANEPDIAYPFLYNYCKGYEYKAQKRVHELIAEYFTNKPAGLPGNDDTGTMSAWVIYAMMGIYPVTPAAPMYTITTPVFDKVTIHLDEKYYDNSTLVIEKQGNDGNISEIKLEGKNIRSFFIDHDELTSSGKMEIILK encoded by the coding sequence GACATCGAATTACGGAGCCACGAATCCGGGAGCAATAGCACCAAGAGGAATGGCGAGTGTTTCACCTTTTAATGTCGCCGGACCGCAAAATTTACCGCACGAAAAAGATAGTCGTTGGTTGTCAAACCCGTATGTGCATCAGAATACATTCCTTACCGGTTTTACACATGTTAATTTGAGTGGTGTAGGTTGTCCTGATCTTGGAGTGGTAATTACCATGCCAACAACCGGTGCGGTAGAAACCAATCACTTGAATTATGGAACCACCTATACGGACGAAAAGGCAACAGCCGGTTATTATTCCGTGAATCTGTCAAAATATAATGTAAAAGCAGAAGCTACTGCATCCACCAGGGTAGGTGTTACCCGATATACCTTTCCGGCTGGAAAGTCGAATATCCTTTTAAACCTGGGCTTAGGCTTAACCAACGAACAAGGAGGTATGGTAAAGATGGTTGCTCCTGATGAAATAGAAGGTTTTAGAAATGTAGGGTCTTTTTGTTATAATAGTCCCGAACAGGCATATCCTGTTTATTTTGTGGCTAAATTTTCAAAACCGGCAGAAGAATTCGCCATCTGGAATAAGCCTTATACATATGAGGGCGTTGAGGCGCAATGGATGGGCTACAATGGGAAGACGAGGATAATGAAAGGGTACACGCGAGAAGTTGTCGGAGATAGTATTGGAGCCTATGTTACCTATAATTTTGATAAACAGACTCAGGTGGAAGTGAAAATTGGAGTTTCCTATGTGAGTATAGAAAACGCCAGACAAAACCTGGAAAAAGAGGTGGGTGATATGTCTTTTGATCAAGTGTATGACAAAACGAAAAATGAATGGAATAAGGCATTGTCTGCCATAGAAGTTGAAGGTGGTACGGAAGATGAGAAAACTGTTTTTTACACGGCATTATATCATACGCAGATTCATCCCAATACCCTGAATGATTATAATGGTGAATACCCGGAAATCGGTACTGGAAAAATTGGTAAAACCAGTGGAACGCGATTTACAGTGTTTTCGCTTTGGGATACCTATAGAAATTATCATCAGTTAATGTCGCTATTGTATCCTGATCAGCAATTAAATATGGTGAACAGTATGTTGCAGATGTATGATGAAAATGGTTGGCTGCCTAAATGGGAACTAAATTCAACAGAAACCTTCACCATGGTAGGTGATCCTGCTTCTGTCGTGATTTCAGACACCTATTTGAGAGGGATTAAAGGTTTTGATGTTGACAAAGCATACGAAGCGATGCTTAAGGGGGCCAATCAGATAGAAAATAACCCGCTTCGCCCGGGCTTGGAAGAATATATAAAAAATGGGTATGTGAGTGTTGATAGTAAAATCGGAGGTCCCGTTTCCACTACGCAGGAATATAATATTTCTGATTATGCAATAGCTCAGTTCGCGAAAGCCCTCGGGAAGAAAGAAGATTATAAAACGTATTATAAGCGTTCTTTGTCCTATAGAAAGCTTTTTGATAAAGAATTTGAACTGCTACGTCCTAAATATAGCAATGGAGAGTGGTATAAGCCCTTCGATCCGAATAAAGGAGCAAATTTTGAGAAAAATGTAGGGTATATTGAGGGTAATGCCTGGCAGTATGCCTTTATGAATCCTCATGATATCAAAGGGAATATTAAGTTGGTTGGGAGTGATAAAAAATTCGTTACACAACTTGATAACATCTTTGAAAAAGGGCAATTTGATATGGCTAATGAACCTGATATTGCCTATCCTTTTTTATATAACTATTGTAAGGGATATGAGTATAAAGCCCAAAAAAGAGTTCATGAATTAATCGCGGAATATTTTACCAACAAACCGGCCGGACTTCCGGGAAATGACGACACCGGAACGATGTCTGCATGGGTTATTTATGCAATGATGGGAATATATCCCGTAACTCCGGCGGCACCAATGTATACGATTACCACCCCTGTTTTTGATAAGGTTACCATTCATCTCGATGAAAAGTATTATGACAATAGTACACTGGTAATAGAGAAACAAGGAAATGATGGAAATATCTCAGAAATAAAATTAGAAGGTAAAAACATCAGAAGCTTTTTTATCGATCACGATGAGCTGACCTCTTCCGGGAAAATGGAAATAATATTGAAATAA